The following are encoded together in the Mycosarcoma maydis chromosome 4, whole genome shotgun sequence genome:
- a CDS encoding putative translation initiation factor eIF2 beta subunit (isoform B) (alternatively spliced) gives MSDADTLHNAASSAAPVEQKNDSADLFGGMKKKKKDKKKLDLDLDLDLDEEDNQEDTADAEQSNAAAAEDDELNFGELKKKKKSKKKVALDLDAFEKEIGENPFAQDEVDDIDAAPKDDSIEAWQGTDRDYTYQELLGRVFKTLRAQNPALSGDKKKFTMVPPQVARDGSKKTVFANVVDICKRMHRQPEHVIQFLFAELGTIGSVDGSQRLVIRGRFQPKQIENVLRRYITEYVICKTCKRPETKLTKENRIFFVTCEKCGSQRSVSAIKSGFQAQTGKRSKTRAAAGA, from the exons atgTCTGACGCCGATACACTCCACAATGCCGCTTCCTCCGCTGCGCCAGTAGAACAGAAAAACGATTCTGCAGACCTCTTCGGAGGaatgaagaagaagaagaaagacaagaagaagctcgacctcgacctcgaccttgacctcgacgaggaagacAACCAGGAGGACAccgccgatgccgagcagtccaacgcagcagccgcgGAGGACGATGAGCTCAAC TTTGGCGAgttgaagaagaagaagaaatCCAAGAAGAAGGTCGCACTCGACCTAGACGCCTTCGAAAAGGAAATCGGCGAG AATCCTTTTGCTCAAGACGAAGTAGACGACATCGACGCAGCGCCAAAAGATGACTCGATTGAAGCATGGCAGGGCACAGACCGCGATTACACATACCAGGAGCTCCTCGGCCGCGTCTTCAAGACGCTTCGTGCACAGAACCCCGCCCTCTCCggcgacaagaagaagtTCACCATGGTCCCGCCTCAGGTCGCCCGAGATGGTTCCAAAAAGACCGTATTTGccaacgtcgtcgacaTTTGCAAGCGTATGCACCGTCAGCCAGAGCACGTCATCCAGTTCCTCTTCGCTGAGTTGGGTACCATTGGTTCCGTCGACGGCTCCCAACGTCTCGTCATCCGTGGTCGTTTCCAGcccaagcagatcgaaaaCGTTCTTCGAAGATACATCACCGAGTACGTCATTTGCAAGACTTGCAAGCGTCCAGAGACCAAACTCACAAAGGAGAACCGTATTTTCTTTGTCACCTGCGAAAAATGTGGTTCTCAGCGTTCCGTCAGTGCTATCAAGAGCGGTTTCCAGGCTCAAACTGGCAAGCGTTCAAAGACTAGggctgctgcaggtgcGTAA
- a CDS encoding putative translation initiation factor eIF2 beta subunit (isoform A) (alternatively spliced) — translation MSDADTLHNAASSAAPVEQKNDSADLFGGMKKKKKDKKKLDLDLDLDLDEEDNQEDTADAEQSNAAAAEDDELNFGELKKKKKSKKKVALDLDAFEKEIGEADDQADDGAEPTNDAYADVDDEELGENPFAQDEVDDIDAAPKDDSIEAWQGTDRDYTYQELLGRVFKTLRAQNPALSGDKKKFTMVPPQVARDGSKKTVFANVVDICKRMHRQPEHVIQFLFAELGTIGSVDGSQRLVIRGRFQPKQIENVLRRYITEYVICKTCKRPETKLTKENRIFFVTCEKCGSQRSVSAIKSGFQAQTGKRSKTRAAAGA, via the exons atgTCTGACGCCGATACACTCCACAATGCCGCTTCCTCCGCTGCGCCAGTAGAACAGAAAAACGATTCTGCAGACCTCTTCGGAGGaatgaagaagaagaagaaagacaagaagaagctcgacctcgacctcgaccttgacctcgacgaggaagacAACCAGGAGGACAccgccgatgccgagcagtccaacgcagcagccgcgGAGGACGATGAGCTCAAC TTTGGCGAgttgaagaagaagaagaaatCCAAGAAGAAGGTCGCACTCGACCTAGACGCCTTCGAAAAGGAAATCGGCGAGGCCGATGATCAAGCAGACGATGGAGCAGAGCCCACCAACGATGCATACGCCGAcgtggatgacgaggaaCTCGGCGAGAATCCTTTTGCTCAAGACGAAGTAGACGACATCGACGCAGCGCCAAAAGATGACTCGATTGAAGCATGGCAGGGCACAGACCGCGATTACACATACCAGGAGCTCCTCGGCCGCGTCTTCAAGACGCTTCGTGCACAGAACCCCGCCCTCTCCggcgacaagaagaagtTCACCATGGTCCCGCCTCAGGTCGCCCGAGATGGTTCCAAAAAGACCGTATTTGccaacgtcgtcgacaTTTGCAAGCGTATGCACCGTCAGCCAGAGCACGTCATCCAGTTCCTCTTCGCTGAGTTGGGTACCATTGGTTCCGTCGACGGCTCCCAACGTCTCGTCATCCGTGGTCGTTTCCAGcccaagcagatcgaaaaCGTTCTTCGAAGATACATCACCGAGTACGTCATTTGCAAGACTTGCAAGCGTCCAGAGACCAAACTCACAAAGGAGAACCGTATTTTCTTTGTCACCTGCGAAAAATGTGGTTCTCAGCGTTCCGTCAGTGCTATCAAGAGCGGTTTCCAGGCTCAAACTGGCAAGCGTTCAAAGACTAGggctgctgcaggtgcGTAA